The sequence CCATGCCtccagaaaagaggaaaaaaagctccttctcctcctctctaccactgtctttcttcctttttttaatccCTTCTTTACTTTCAGAACTTGTCTGTGATCCATTTAGCTTGGCACAGTCCTTATTACATTCAGTCCAAATCACACAGGCAGTCACAAAGCAGCAGAGCTGCAGGGCACTGCTCTAAACGCAGTGTGCTGGCAAAAGTCTGGCTTCCAAATGTTACAACAAAGCACCGATCTATGCCAGGCAAACAACATGCAcagactctcacacacacacacacacacacaaagaaagaggaaaccagtttacaaaaacacacacacacacacacacaagcaggtCACAAATGTGCAACAAAACGACATGCACGGACACACGCCAGCCGGTAGCGCTGGATGTCATCAAACCCTCCAGTTACCACAACAACTTCCTATTTCACTAAACCCATTTCCTACTTGGTGAGGTCACTCGGCAGCTACTGCTCGTTGCTACGGCAACAGATGGACAATGAGGAGGGAATACGACAGTCAACAACTAATGAGGAGCAGAGTAATAGATGTAAATaaatcagagagcagcaggcAGCTTTGTGAGAGAAGTCAAAGTCAAGAAGCAAAAGCCGAAAccagttgtttgttttcagcaaatacaaacaataagGTTTGGATTACTGAAACATACACTGTGACAAATCACAAGTAACCACAGGGACCATTTGGTTTCCCTACAGAACACAGCGAGTGCATGGCTGCTGATTAGTCTCTGCAACAGCAAAGCGGTCATGATGTAATGAAACCAAAGCCCTGGATGTTGTGTCTGCAGCCTTCTGTCATGAGTTTAGATGGATGTTAATCCCTGCGTTGTTTTACTTTCTCCGTGCCTCAGAGTCAcatccatgactgtataataaCTTCAGGCACAGACATCCAGGacaaacagtgtgtgtgtggactagAGAGTGTTATAAGAGTAGCAGTGTATGGCAACGAGAGACACGGTTCACTGAAAGAAGGATTGTGTATATAATGCATAGAAGCACACAGTAGCTGTTGTTAAcaaattttacacaataaaGTCGGGCTTCTGATATCCTATAGGTGTAGATACAGTCAAATAAGAGAACTACTGGACCAACTCAAATTAATTGCTTTAACTGATGACACACAATTGAGCTAAGTTATTCTAAATTAACTTAAGTAACTTTAATGTCACTGGTTTTAGTGAGGATTTAGTTCAATTATTTGATTCCTCTTAAAATCAATAGCTTTTTTGCTGCAATTCCAACTTAACTATTTGTTAAACCCAAGTGTAAAACGCAAAACATGATTTACTCGATTGTCCTACTTGAAGAAAACAGTGGTTGAGCCATAGCACAAAAAATGATACTGCATGCACAATGCTAAAAGAGGAAAActtatttttgcactttcacCAAAATTAGAATACCATCTTAAAGCGCAATGTTCTGTACAGTTATCCTGGCATTGTCACGGCCCTCTCAGACAACCTTTGTATTACAGTGATAGCACAAGATAGAAAATAACCTCCCTGTGTTTGAACACTAGTGAGTAAATTTTACatcagctcacacacacacacacacacacacacatactgtctGTGTCTGCATGACTGTTTATTGTATATCAACTCTATGAATCTGTAATTTTGCCAGAGAAACAATCGATACAGgatgaaacaaataaatgaaaacacacatacacacacgcacacacacacacacacagatacacagagTGGGCCTTGGTCCACTCCTTAATGCCCTTTGTCTGCGGTTTGTTTAATCAAACCAATAACATCCTCTGATGTTTGTTTAACACTGCTCAGCCTTTAATGGCTGCTGTATTGCAGCTCTGTTCACAAATGCACTCTGAAACTAACCATATGAGTCCTGAATCACAGCACCGCAGGAGAGCACAGATCCATGCATTCAATGGATGCTGTTGCAAAACCATAAGCAAATTGCACAGGACTACATGATGCACTGCCATTACAACTATTGTTCAATACTGCACAAAAAATCCAGCTTCACCCACAACTGACATATTTAAGAAAACAAGTCTCACAAGCCTCCTCTTTCTTCACAACATATGAATTCAAATTGTGTGTATTACTGGGTGTGGTGTTTGTACTGTAATAGCTTTTTTTCTGTAGTAGCAGACAAAGACACGAGTTTTGTAAAACAATCTGAAGCTGAGCTCAAAGACGTCATGCAACAGGAGAGAGAAACTAAATGTGAACTCACCACTCTGGGCTTGGTCCTCTGTGGAGCAGGTATGGATGCAGTGTCCTCTGCGCCCTTCTTCTGAGGTCCAGCTTCTGTAACTCCACTGGTGCTGGTCTCGCCGGGCCCTTCTGCACCTTGAGCTCCATCCCTGGCCACTGGAAGAGGCCCTGGGCCCTCAGTGTCTCTCTCAGAGGAGCTCAGTTCAAGAATATACTTCTGTGTCACATCCTCCAGAGATGGAGCCTCGTCTCCTGAAGGCCTAGGAGGTTCTGCAGTCGATCGGCAGTCTGCTTCCTTCAGGGGCTGGAGATGTGAAGGAGGGGATATGGGGATGAAGGTTGTGGGTTCACTGGCATGGCGAACATGCTTGGGGATGGTTTTGGCCTTGGATTGCAGacgtggaggaggaagaggagaagtgAGCTTGGTTTGATTGCTACTGTCCTCCTGTCCCTCTAAACCCAGCTCTGGTGGCTCAAATGGGTCCTCATGGGGGAAAAACGCTAACCTGTTTGGACGCTTTCTGGTGGGCCGACGAATCATTCTCGGAGACAGAACCTCGGCTAGCCTGAGGTCAAAGTTAAAtttctgcacctcctcctcttcacctTGGTCTATcacatcatcatcctcatcgtCGTGGATATCAGAGGGACTGGTGCAATCTGACTGGGAGCGAGACATCTTGACTTTATTGCTGCGGTTTGGATGGTGATGCAGCTGTGGCggcagtgtgtgtgcaggcttAGTCTCCGGCTCCCACAGTTCCTCTCTCTGCTCACTCAGGATTGGCTCGCTGCTGGAAGGTGGAATCTGTCCGGGCTGATCGAGCTCACTGATTGGTTGGGTGCTGCCCGTCTGACCTTTGAGCTGAGAGTCATTCTGGGACAGCAAAGGGGCATCGCTACGGCGACTGGGGTCACTGAATGACTTCTTCTTGGGGGCTTTTCCATTGCCGTGGTCATCTGTCATCAGTCTGTCCATTGCACCTGGCTCAGCTACGATGTTCCTGATCACCCCACTGTAGTCACGAATGGCATCATCCCGGAGGCCACCATCACTGCAGACTGACAAGTCACTGGCTATGCTGCCCTTGTCTTCTGACAACGTGGCCCCAGTGGAGGCCTCAGGAgcacctccccctcctcctttgACAGATAGCGATCCTAACAGGTTGCTGTCTACAGAAGAAAAATTGTTCCCCTCTTCTGTCACAGAGCAGCGTCTCTGAGGCATGGGGTCACTGAGAGAGCGGTAGACTGTGGACTCCCCATTTCCTACAGCTGCTATTGTTGACTCGACATGACTGCCATTACTGGAATCAGAGCCTGTGTTATTGTTACCAGAAGGAGAGAACTTGCGCCTTCGACGGAGAGCACTTGGGGTTGCAGGGGCTTCgaaccctcctcctccccctcctgcaGTAGCTGCTGACCCCTGTGACACGGCACTGTTGGTGTGGATCCCCTCACTGGCACTGTTATTGTTGTTGATACCAGTGGTGGTGCTCAGCTCCATGATAAGGCTGTCACTCTCCATACGGGCAGGAAGAGGCGAGGAGCGAGATACACTGACTTCATTCAGACGATTTGTACAACTCAAGCTGTTCTCTGTCATCTTTTCTCCCTCCTGCTTGAACCCTTCCACCTCATGGAGAGCCGACTGCTTCCATACAGTGACAGGCTGCCCGAGAACATCCCTGACTATTCTTGACCCTAAGTTAACCCCTGCTGAGCCCAGGAATAACCTCTCGGAGAGGTCACTGGGGCCTGTCTCTGGCTCTGTCACAATCCCTTCATCTGTTAAACTCGACTCGTGGCCTGAAAGTTCATCCACAGAGCGGTCGTAGAACATGCTTTCCTCCGAGTCCCCCTTCAGTAAGGctctctccagctctctgcTTTGTCTCTTTGACTTCTCCCAGTACTCTGTGCCCCTGCTGCTAAGCTTCGCCGACTGCACACTTTGTCCATCCCTCtcactcctctccctctccctgttctctctctccctcgtATGTTTATCCGTGTCTTTTGTGTTCTCGAACTCAGCCGCTTGATCTGCCAATGCCTCATCCTTAGCGCTCCCTTCtgctttctccttctcctcatttgtTTCCTTTACCAGTAAACACTCAGTCCCTAAATCATCATCAGTTCTCCTCACAtctacatcatcatcatcttcccTCGTGCTCATCTGGCAGATATCCCGAATGACCTGCCTGGCTTCCTGCACATACCTCTCCTGCAGTGGAGTTGGCATCACttcgtcatcatcatcaaacCCATAATCCCTCATTCTCTGTCCTCTTCCGACCCTAAAATCCCCGCCATCACTTTCTACTTCCCTGTCTGATAACACCACCCTCCCTCCACTTCTTTCTTCATCCACGTCAAGCTGCTGCTCAGAGGAGCTTCTCTTTGTGGTGCCACCTGTCAAGTAGCACCTCACGGTTGTTGTAGGTTTATCTGAATAAGTGAAGGATTTTGCACGCCGTAGGGTGGCAGTCAGGTCTTTCAGTGAAGGGCGACGGCCAGAAGATAGCAGGGTCCCGCCATGAACCCCTGAGCCCATCCTGTACACCGATGACCCCTCCACAACCCCAGACCTGTCCCCTCCACTTGTTTTCCGCACCTTGAGCTCAGACAGGTCAGATTTCAGAAAGCTTAAGAGTGTCATGGTTTCTGAGGTAATATCAGGGTTGGACATGGATATTGGGCTTTTATCCTTATCATTTACTCTGcctcctcctgttgttttccTTCCTACTATGGTCTCACCACCTCTAACCCCTGCAGATACCCCACTTTTGCTGGAAAGCACAGACGGTAAGGGGGTTACTGTTGGCACAATCTTGGGGCGCACACGTACTGGGGTACGGGAGAAGTTATCCCCATGACCAAAGCTTGGGGAGCGGTACATGGTGAAATTTCCATGATAGGTTTTACTCAGCACGGACGAGGACGCGGCTCTACTAGTGCTGCCTCCTGGTCCACCcgtatttaaaaacacatttgctgTACGGTTGGCAGAGGTAGACTGGTCTTCCTCTTTCAGCGTCTCAGTGCTCGAGTACCGGCTGCTGCAACGAGAATCACCAGGACTGGAAACAAACGGGGGTATGTTGACCTTTGACACTCGTGACACACCAGGAAGTGTCGTAGAGGTCACGGGTGAGGAGATGCGCTCCCATTGCTGCACCCTGGCTCTGTTACTGTGACTGCTGGATTCTCTTGCCGAGTGGCTCCGAGATACAGTCCCTCCATATTCTCCTCCTGTGTTTTGCTGGCGGTACCTCTCTAAGTGCTCCATTGTCAAGGCCGTGTCACTGTCACTGTCTTCTGATTCGCCATCATGATCATTGTAATCATCACGGCCTGTTGCTACAGCAACCCCGctgaccttcttcttctttctcagcGAGCGGCGGCGCACTGCTTCTCGGCAGTGGAGGCCTAAAGAACCAGGACTGTCCTCCTCACTGCCTGAAGACCTGCCAATGCCCTTAGCACCCCACCAGCCATTTTTACTGCGGGATAAATAgctgcctcctctctctgtggcacccctctctcctcctccgctGGAGATGGAAGGACAAGGGCCGGAGGGAACACTCCAACtgcctccttttcttctcctaatgtgctcctcctcttcgtctCCAGAGCTAAACCTCCAGCGAGAGCTGAGGGGAGAAACAACTCTTGCTGGGGCTCTGACCTCAGCAGAGGGAGCTACAGTAGAGGAGGAGGTAATGGCTTTATCTGGAGCTGGagcagaggagggggaggaggaggtgggggctGGTGCTCTAGAGGAGCTATGTGAGGAATGTAAACTATCCCTGGGCAGCCCGACCCCCTGCCTATCCCTTCTCTCCCTCACTGTCGGCTGCtgaagagaggaggagcaggaggaggtgtcTAAGCTCAACGATCCACTCCAAGACAAAGTAGCAGGGGGTTGAAGGTCAGGGTTGGGGTCAGATGTCAATCCTGTCGTCCTGGGGGTCTTACGGGCTGCCTCTGCTTCAGTGCTGGGACTATGAGATCTGTATGGAGATGAGTTAATCCGACGGTAGTGGCTACCTCCAATGTGGCTACAACTGCTACTGCTGCTTTGAGAAGTATTTCTGCCAGACGCTTTGTTATTTTGACTGGGTGTCTCTATTCCTGCCTCCTCATCATTTGAGTACTGATGGTGGCCAGCTTTGAAATTAAAGTCCATACCATAGCAAAAAGTGTCTTTAGTTTCTCTGCTTTGTGCTCCAATTAAGGTACTGGCTTCATTAGCagagctgcaaggtgacagtttGCCACTTTTGTCAGAGAGAACAGCACTCTCACTGAGGCCGAGCTCATGTAAATGGCCTCTGCCAGCTGCTTTTAAATGCTCAGAAGCGTCAGTAGCTTTGCTTTGTCTCTCATCAAAAAGCTGCCTAATTTTGGTAACACTGGGCCACTTGTCAGAGTGCAGGGGAATAAAGTCACTGTGATGTGTGGACAGATAACTTCTGTGAGATTTACAGGGTGGAGGAAACCCTCTACTactgacttcttcttcttcatctgtgGTCAAAGTCTTTCTGAGATCAGAGGGACGTGCATAGATCTGTGAATAATCTCTCTtaccagagctgctgctgctgtcggtGGACAAACTTGTGAGAATCCTCCTCTCACTTTTCCTCTCTGAGTCGGAGCCTGACACAGAGTCGGTGCCAGAGTGAAACTTGTGCACTTTATTCTCTGAAACAGTCTCTGCGGTTGTAGTATCACTATCCTGGAAATATCCGCCACTTTTGTCCTCGTGAAAAACTTTACAAGACGGAGACCCGTCTCTCCTGGAGCTCCGTGCCCGGGGAAGAGTGCTGCTGCCCCGTGTCACCGCCGCACAGTCTCCCGGTGAGGCTCCGTGCGTCCTGGCGGAGCCACTGCTGCTGAACTTCTCAGTAAGCTGGCGGATGGATGGAGaaatggaggagaggagagcgGAGGAGCCTCTCTTTAGGTCTGCGGTTGGGAGGCCGGCGGCGGTGGCAGAGATTTTGGAAACTTTTCTTGACACACTGACATTACGCGTCGCCAAAGGCTGTTCTGCTTTGCTGGGCTCCGGGGGAAGGGCGACGCCAACCGCCTCCAAATCCTCTGATTTGTGTTGCTGGTCTTCACTCCAGGACCCCAACTTTTTGAAAGAGACGCTGCGATACACAGACGcattcttcctctctctttctgccaTTGTTCATGTCTTTCTTTGTTACGGTTCACGCACACATTTTAACTCCACGGATATTAAACATCCAGGCAGCCTTTTGAGTTGTGATCCATTTTTCCACACCGCAGCCAAAACCGCGAGAAACCCCCAACAAACAAtccagtctttaaaaaaaaaaaaacttaattcaTGGCAAAGCTTCAAACTTCTCTGTTGTTAGGTGGGTGTTACGTTGAGAAAGTAGGTGAGCGTTGGCTTCTTAATAAAACTTACATGTTGTCGATCAACGAAACCGCATCCGTGCAAGGAAGGAAAAGTTTTTTTGGCCCAAAACTTTCCCCACACTCCTCACAAACACAACTTCTCCATTGTTATCCCCCTACTGTTTGTAAACTTCAGCCCATCGCCAGGTTTGCACGCCTGCACGGGGCCCAGCGCATCACTCAACTGTTAATTCCCCCAATCTGTTTGTGGATTCCTTATTTTGGCATGATATGGTTTTCCGTgacttatgttgtttttttgcatgttaatgCCTGAGATAGGGCAGAGAGGGTGGGCGGGACTAGGGGTATAGGGGCTGTCATAGCCCCCTCGGGGATTGAGAGgaaaagctttttcttttttgatagCAGAAGGCAGATACTGAGGACTAAATAGATGTAATTATAGCTCTTTCCCTTgcgaaaaaacacaacagcactgTCAGGAGTTTTACGCACAAAATCCACTTTTAAAAACTACACATTGGACCTGCAGTTTCCCCCCCCCTAAAAGCAGCATCTAACCTTTCTGAATTCCAAGATGCCTTATCAAGACTGCAATATTTCTATTTCAAAAAAGCTCCCAAAGCAAACCAGAGACACTATTTTGGCAGCTGCACATTCAGCACTATCTGCAGCACAGTGTGTTATGATGGCGTTGGTGAATTAGTGTGTCAGCATTCGGGGGAGGTGGGGGGCAAAGATAAAAGTTTTCACTCATGCACAATAACCCCTCTGTGGTGCTTCCCATGTGGCTGTCTGGTTAACAGGTCCTTTTGTTTCCAAAGGGGGAATTCTGCGTTTCATTCCTTCAGAGGAGAAGTGGATGCTGGCTGCAGCGCCCTCCACAGGCTGACCTGCAAAATGCCAGGTCACATGTGGAACATCAACCAATGCAGTGAAAATCACCGTCTGAAAGAGTGGGTTTGTGTGCTGTATTTTCATGAACTTGTCTGTGCCACTACAGATGAATCTAGTGTGAGATTTTATCCAGTTTACCTCACTGTTTCAAGTACATATTCGGAATTCAGATGAAGGTATTGGGATGGTATGAATTTTGCCCAATCTGTGTTAACCAACAGCACAAGTTAGAAACATGTAAGAAAGGTTGTGAGCAACActccagaaaataaaatgtaagaaagtAAAAAAAGGAAGCGACACAATCTCCCCCATCAATATTCATCCCAAAGTTCTGTTGTTTGCATGACTTTTTTAATGTACGTTTTCAGTTAGTTTTACAAGAGTCAAAACACTTTCACATGAAACTAAGAGAAGCTGcgtggttttaaaaaatgacatgattcaatatatgtaaatacaaaaataaaatgttaatctAGATATTAATCTGTGTTATAGTActttacaaaaataagaattcATCTAAATAATACTGACTGACACAAATATGCTGGCACAGTACACAGACATCTGGCTCTTGCTTAACTGActacacacacatttcacacagctgtggaaaaaataaatcacaagcGTTTTACCAATCAGACACATGAACAACAAGACactgcagttttgtttctttctgctgaGGCCAGGAGCACAACATACAGTGTATTATTACATTACTGGATATTCACTTTTTACCAGTGTACATACATCAAGAAGCTCTGAGCATTTTTAAGCACAAGACCTCATACTGTGGTCTTCCTTGCAattaaaatacatgcaaattaCATGTTCACATTAAACTGATATTTACAACAACCTCATAGATGCAAAACTCTGACTAGTGTGTTTAGGTAGTTGAGCTCTGTTAAACTGGCCTTTAAGTGATCCAAAATCTGTTGGGAATATATCAGAAATAGTTTTAGTTTACtaatttcagttaaattttgATGACACTGTCAAATCGGAGGTTCACGTGGCATCCTGAGCTTAAGGCTAAATTGGAAGTTGTGGATTTATTGACGCTGGATTACTTTAGTTGGCACAACTGGCATCTTTCCATCAAGCAAGAGTTCATCATCAGGCACAGATTCACAGTTTCTAcactaaaaagacagaaatttcaagaaaatttgaaaaaaaagcaacattgaCCATCAACATataaggaaaaagaaaaaaataattccacAGTTTGCCGTTTACagcttgtctgaaaaaaatctattacaACAGACAACACATTACTATACATCTAAATGCCCATTTCAAATGCAATCTGCATTCATGTTCATTTCATGAACATTATAAATTACTAAATCATAAAATCAGTAACTCAGTTACTTGGTAGAATTCAAGAAGAAATGGCAGGACAAAGTATTAAGTTACAAATTTCCTCCATCGTATTGACTGTGCAGATTTAGACTGCATTGTAttgaaaaaggacaaaacagaaTTTATGTACTTTGGGTAGAACATATTTCTATTCCCaagtatttcttctttttctgctcaTTGCTATAACACCAGACTTCCATTAAATTGTTAGAACATTCGCACTAAATGGAGAACGAGACAGACTTAATAGAGACCCTGCTCTAAAGTAATCAGTTGCATTGTTATTCCCTTTCAGCAATCTaatgtaggatttttttcaaagtataTTCATGTTGGTACCAACATTTAAATGGATTAGCTTTGATTGCTAGAGAACTTTAACAACATGTGGAGAAAAGAGTGGTTCTAGCATGCTGTGCACAggatatttaacagtttttaactaCTGATTTTTCTTTGACTATAGATCCAAGCAGTactcaacaataataataactataCTATTTTTACAGAGGCAGCATAGAAGTGCATAGTGATTAAAGCAGTGGGGTGCACACACCACCCAGTGGTACAAACATGCCACAACAACACTTTCAGCTTGGATAATGCAATGTTgagtaaaaaaacagaaacaaaacagaaaccttCATTTGAAAATACAACTCTCCACTTGTATAAAAATACTCgtacatttttccttttcaatcTGGCTCTCTGCTTCTGCAACTGCCATGTCTTTGCAACTGTGTTTGTGAGGCATGTATCCCCTCCATTACCAGTTCATTTCCACACACAAGTACTTCATGCAGTTCTAGCATGCAAtcataaaaactgcaacaacatataaaatgctttgagcattttttgtggCTTAGTGCCTGTGGATTTTATCCTAAAAATTATATTACTtgttctttccttctctttttcaaCTTTTACTGTACATCTCCACTTCATGTCACACATCTATAATCATGtctataataaaataatacagagTAATTCTGTTTTACTGTACACTTCAGTGTGAAACAAAACTAGGAAAAGCTCATTTACCAAAAAGGTGGTTCACACAggttcaataaaaaaacaatatcttttttttttttttttaacagtccaGTGCACAGAGGAGACTGACAGTGAACATTTCACAGGTACAGGATTTTAAAAACCATGTCTGCTGACAGTATGATAAGAGTTTACAGTATACCTCAGCTACAGTAATAGTGAAATAAAGTCAACAGAGAATCAGGAATCTCAACAAGAGGTGTCCAAATGCCTGAATTCAAGATGATGCAAGCAGGCGGCCTTTAAAGTTTACCACTTATATTACAAGATTTCAACCTTTAGGTTACATTTCAGAGGGATTTGAAATACACCATTTTTAGAGCCTATTCAGAAGGAACACAGTAAGTGATTGGTAGAAGTCTAAATAACAACAGTGTCAGCAACAGAAGTATAATGAGGGCACCTgttaaaaatctcaaaaaccAACACATCATCCAAAGTTACACCACTGGTGCAGTAACAAGGCTTTAAGAGAGATTGTACCAGTAACTGATTTACTGGTGTCTCACACACT comes from Amphiprion ocellaris isolate individual 3 ecotype Okinawa chromosome 7, ASM2253959v1, whole genome shotgun sequence and encodes:
- the LOC111580968 gene encoding rho guanine nucleotide exchange factor 17, producing MAERERKNASVYRSVSFKKLGSWSEDQQHKSEDLEAVGVALPPEPSKAEQPLATRNVSVSRKVSKISATAAGLPTADLKRGSSALLSSISPSIRQLTEKFSSSGSARTHGASPGDCAAVTRGSSTLPRARSSRRDGSPSCKVFHEDKSGGYFQDSDTTTAETVSENKVHKFHSGTDSVSGSDSERKSERRILTSLSTDSSSSSGKRDYSQIYARPSDLRKTLTTDEEEEVSSRGFPPPCKSHRSYLSTHHSDFIPLHSDKWPSVTKIRQLFDERQSKATDASEHLKAAGRGHLHELGLSESAVLSDKSGKLSPCSSANEASTLIGAQSRETKDTFCYGMDFNFKAGHHQYSNDEEAGIETPSQNNKASGRNTSQSSSSSCSHIGGSHYRRINSSPYRSHSPSTEAEAARKTPRTTGLTSDPNPDLQPPATLSWSGSLSLDTSSCSSSLQQPTVRERRDRQGVGLPRDSLHSSHSSSRAPAPTSSSPSSAPAPDKAITSSSTVAPSAEVRAPARVVSPLSSRWRFSSGDEEEEHIRRRKGGSWSVPSGPCPSISSGGGERGATERGGSYLSRSKNGWWGAKGIGRSSGSEEDSPGSLGLHCREAVRRRSLRKKKKVSGVAVATGRDDYNDHDGESEDSDSDTALTMEHLERYRQQNTGGEYGGTVSRSHSARESSSHSNRARVQQWERISSPVTSTTLPGVSRVSKVNIPPFVSSPGDSRCSSRYSSTETLKEEDQSTSANRTANVFLNTGGPGGSTSRAASSSVLSKTYHGNFTMYRSPSFGHGDNFSRTPVRVRPKIVPTVTPLPSVLSSKSGVSAGVRGGETIVGRKTTGGGRVNDKDKSPISMSNPDITSETMTLLSFLKSDLSELKVRKTSGGDRSGVVEGSSVYRMGSGVHGGTLLSSGRRPSLKDLTATLRRAKSFTYSDKPTTTVRCYLTGGTTKRSSSEQQLDVDEERSGGRVVLSDREVESDGGDFRVGRGQRMRDYGFDDDDEVMPTPLQERYVQEARQVIRDICQMSTREDDDDVDVRRTDDDLGTECLLVKETNEEKEKAEGSAKDEALADQAAEFENTKDTDKHTRERENRERERSERDGQSVQSAKLSSRGTEYWEKSKRQSRELERALLKGDSEESMFYDRSVDELSGHESSLTDEGIVTEPETGPSDLSERLFLGSAGVNLGSRIVRDVLGQPVTVWKQSALHEVEGFKQEGEKMTENSLSCTNRLNEVSVSRSSPLPARMESDSLIMELSTTTGINNNNSASEGIHTNSAVSQGSAATAGGGGGGFEAPATPSALRRRRKFSPSGNNNTGSDSSNGSHVESTIAAVGNGESTVYRSLSDPMPQRRCSVTEEGNNFSSVDSNLLGSLSVKGGGGGAPEASTGATLSEDKGSIASDLSVCSDGGLRDDAIRDYSGVIRNIVAEPGAMDRLMTDDHGNGKAPKKKSFSDPSRRSDAPLLSQNDSQLKGQTGSTQPISELDQPGQIPPSSSEPILSEQREELWEPETKPAHTLPPQLHHHPNRSNKVKMSRSQSDCTSPSDIHDDEDDDVIDQGEEEEVQKFNFDLRLAEVLSPRMIRRPTRKRPNRLAFFPHEDPFEPPELGLEGQEDSSNQTKLTSPLPPPRLQSKAKTIPKHVRHASEPTTFIPISPPSHLQPLKEADCRSTAEPPRPSGDEAPSLEDVTQKYILELSSSERDTEGPGPLPVARDGAQGAEGPGETSTSGVTEAGPQKKGAEDTASIPAPQRTKPRVDMRKHVMMTLVDTEQSYVESLRTLIQGYMRPLKQPDGGSIVDPLLVDEMFYQIPEILEHHEHFLDQVSGCVSQWHDRQTVGHLLIQSFSKETLANMYSAYIDNFLNAKDAVRIAKEAKPAFHKFLEQNMRENKEKQALGDLMIKPVQRIPRYELLVKDLLKHTPEDHPDHQFLLDAQRDIKRLAEKINKGRRSAEEAEREARVIQEIEAHIEGVEHILNPQRKFLRQEIVMEAKTVGGKKDRSLFLFSDLIICTTLKRKSGSLRRSSMSLYSAASVIDTSSKYKFLWKLPLEDVEVVKNTTQATNKESIQKMISRLDEDLSTLGQISKLSETLSFPHQSLDEVIKDLMASVHRELSEKQSLAFSMTFLPTKLEFTTASAESSFVFEFTTPDARSSFEQAFEDAKKKLAMNKDQWDPEFLKAIPIMKTRSGMQFSCASPSHSCPDSGCEVWVCNSDGYVGQVCLLNIKDEPTVEACIAVCSARIICIAAVPGLKGRERGSEPAIAPTSGPQSHNQQQLHISISHSTLELTEQPTGPGAELVPFDSDDTDDEDSPSPSSTLQSQASHSTISSSYGNDEGPSSKDMATETTSSEEEQEFPVPSSYGAQGMLGVGGGSRAHTESPMDGRAMRRSSRGSFTRASLEDLLSIDPEAYQSSVWLGTEDGCIHVYQSSDNIRNRKNSMKMQHSASILCILYLDNKVFVSLANGEVIVYQREAGSFWDPQSSQTLVLGTPTSPVTKMVPVGGKLWCGSQNRVLIINTTSLVQEHWFQVGTDSSRCVTCMVAYGQGVWLALQGSAQVKLYHAQTWESLTEVDVAPAVHKMLAGADAIIRQHKAACLRITALLACKDLLWIGTSAGVVLTLVIPAVSSGTVAGTLKSPLVPMGSAHGHTGHVRFLTSIELPEGFDMNLPPPTADSTGNQSQSSSAVDGLQRRDSARRRASAHIPPKTNHLVISGGDGYEDFRLTNSSETVGRDDSTNHLLLWRV